ATCGTGCCAAGAGTAATTACATCTAATAAGTTAGTTCTTATAATTTTCGTCTGTAATTTGATATATGGAAGTTGATACATTTGTATGATTGCTAATTGTTCTAATAATACATTTTGTGTGGTCATTCAACCCACTTGGATATAATAACCGAGCTCCTTTTTTAAAAGAGGTTCGATTCATAGTTCAAAAATTATTGTGATGGATGCTCCAAAGGGAAAAAGGTTGGAAAGGTTGATGGTGTAAATTGGAGCATGCAAGAATGGTGCCCAATTATATATATTCACAGCATCTTCCCTAATCCTCAACTAActttattttggtttaataaTCTTCTCATGCTTTAGTTATTTTAGGAAACTCTTATTGTTTTCTAGCAcaatttgtgtattattaaaGATGTTCTACTGCTTTGATCTCTTTTCACCTGACTGTCTTGAAAACAAATTTCAATCAtgataatttttctatttatttttctacGTATAtagctagttttttttttgccaaataatcaaatatatttttttataataagatTAAAATCACATTAATcccatttttattattattggtcAAAATTGTAGACTGTGGTTTAGACTGCACCACAAATAACAACTGTGTAAGTACATATGTTTTGTTTGGATCTCCATAGAAATATGTAGATTAGTGTGAGTAGAAACTTACATATTTGTGGTAGGGACGGTTTTTCTCTTTGAAAATGTTAAGAAATTTATATCAAAGATAagacaatatataaaataagataCGCCAATCCAATATTATGtgtaaattcataaaattaGCATGAAGAGCATTGGGTATATAAAAGATGATGTCCCTAAATCTCACTAAAGGGTCAATAGTAATATACAAACTACTTTTGTCTTCGGAATTCCAACATCGTGTAAGAGTTCCCCTTTGGCCTACATATGTGGTACCACATctacttgattcttcatatatatctatatatacacaAGGAGCATGTCATCCATCATCCTAGTAACTACATCTTATAATTAACCCCactaatgaaaaaaaatctttatcgTAGATAGAACTTTTCTACTATTCTTTGTCTGACAAAAATATGTTATGTTTAAAATTGTTACAATCCGGACCGCGAAATCGGATGGTCCCCAACCTTTGATAGCTCAGCGTGAGATTTGAATATTAGAGTTTAGTACCATTTGGAAGCATATATGCATTTTGGTCCCCATAATCTTCGATATATAAGTGGGTAATTAGTACACAAACTTTCGGAAGTTGGTAATGGTACACAGTTTtcactaaatataaataaaagtgagaaaatattatattttagtggaCCACATTTGAATGTGAACCCATGAAAGGTCTACCGCGCTCAGATTTTAGTACTAATCTAGTACTAAAACGCATTAACCCAATTTAACGCATTATTAATTTGCGATGGACCACATGTTAATAATATGTATAcaggactatatatatatatatgcacttACACAAACTTAGACCATATGTACGTGTATTGGATTgtgcatatgtatatatattatcccATGCATTTGTATACATTATATAAAACACTTGTCTAAGTATACATTTTATGTCAATTACCATATAGAACCCCTATAGTTTGGCCTTCTATGTGATGGTCAATCTTCTTAGATTTTATGTTCAAAGTAAGTTTCATCGTTTTTCCTCGTATGCATTTGAATTGGCCCTTGTAGATGATATAAGCCAAATTCTTAAGCCACTGGTGTACCTTatatgaaaaacaattttataaacTGTATATATCTTGTTTATCAAAGTAGttgtaaattttacaaaaaaaaaaaagttgtaaatcATTGCATTACAAAAATTTCAGTTTTTTATAGAAAAGCTTAATCTCTAATTTAAAGAGAACATTAATTAGTGGGACGGAAATAACTTGGGATCATTTAAGCGACTAGCAAAATAACATCGATGGTTAGTTTACAAAGAAGGGAGAAAATTGTTGGTTTCACACTTCTTTTATCTGTACTAGAAGTGTAACTTCTTTTTataataagttttattttatagtaCATCTAAATTATTAGAACCGAGAATTATTATTAGTCAATGTGTCTGCTTTCACTTCCCCTAATTGTATCATttggtacttttttttttcatttgcttTTGCGTGTGTGACGAATTTATGTAGAGTAAGTTCACATAAATagaaatttacataaaaacttTTTGAGCAATTTCTCATCTTACtttacttttcttctttttaagagagagaaactagggttttttcttcttcatttttctgGTCAAAGTTCTAATTCTTTCAGCCCTGGCTTTGGTTTCTTGACGAAGATTTTGAAGAAATGGGAAGGGGAAGGGTTCAGCTACGGCGGATCGAGAACAAGATAAGGAGACAAGTGACATTTTCAAAGAGAAGAACGGGTTTGGTGAAGAAAGCTCAAGAGATCTCAGTGTTATGTGATGCTGATGTTGCTTTGATTGTCTTCTCCCCTAAAGGCAAGCTCTCTGAGTACTCTGCTGGTTCCAGGTTCGAATTCTTTCCTAAATAACTAATTTACTTCGGATCTTATTTTACCCTCTTACTTTTCGTTTTTATGATTGCAAATCTTTTTTATGAGCAAACCGCTAGTACTATTGGGAACAAAACCTCATAGGTTTTATGCTGTAATCTATTTTTATCTATCTACATAGGAATATCAGCTTATATTTCATGTTTTGACAGATCGGGGAAAATGTTTTATAGGTTTTAGGCTTTTAGCTAGTGGAGAATGTGAAATTGGCTGAGATATTTTGATTACATAGATGAATTTGTAGCCATGTATGTGTATGTGAGAGATTAATATACACATGTTGAATTCTTGCATCTCTGCTTAGTTCTTGCATCTCTAAACTAGAGATGAACATGCAAAATGAAATATtgtatatcatatataaatcaaattaacAGAGGTAAGTAGATACAACTGACATCAAACCATAACTGTGAGATATAACATTTCGTATGATTATATGAATTATTCAGAAACATATGGAGGAGAATATTCTAACTGTAAACCAAACTTAAGTTGAATATACCATGAAATGATAAGAGATATTTCTTTATATTTAGGTGTGAGTTTGTTCTTCAACCTTACGGAAAAGGTTATTTATGGGAAAAAAGTTCaagccttctttttttttgttggaagcATGTACAAGCCttcttttttttgactaaaggcTTTTGTTTTTTAATGGAGCAAGACTTTGTTATGGAGCTTTGTGCCTTGCTTTGTCTTTTTGTTTGTCGAACCTAGGACTAACCTCGATCTTCAAATGAAAACATATACACACCCATGAAGATGTTACTTTTCTAACTTCTTAGTTATAAGCAGTATGTCAAAAATGAAACTTCTTCTAAACATGTTGTAAGAAATTTGGTTAAGTTTGATCTAATATTTATCTTAGTCTATGAAATCCCACATGTGGGGTGGTATTGGGTATATGGAAGGACTCGTTACAATCTCAAATTTCATTTCACAGTGTGTAAACTCTGCGTGTGGGCTACGTGGTCACTAATGCCTCGGTTAGAATGCTTAACCCACAGTAGGTTGTGATATCTCTTTACGAAAGGGCATGTTCTCACTCGAAATTAGTCTGGCATGCATGAAATCAAAATAGATCTGGTTCCAAATATATAGTGtttaaaaatgtatgaaaaTGTATATCAGTCTTCTCGATACTACCAAACATTAAATGTGTGATCACTATGATGGATATGAATCCAGAaatgtttttgttaaattttacaaaactaaaaaaaataataagtgtaGAACTATATTATTTATGTTCAGTATGCGATCTGATGATAGTATCTACAAATCTGAGTGGTCATTGAAGTTTAATTAAACGATGTTTAGCATGGAGAGAATTCTCGAACGGTATGAGAGATGTTCATACGCCGGTCAAGATATTACTACACCAAGTTTGAATTCACAGGTTCTTAAGCACATCAATCAATATCTATTACATATTAATCATTGTTGTAAATTTAATATTGTCTGTCTACTTCTGGTTGTTTGTAGGGTGAGTGTTCAACAGAATGTTCGAAGCTTTTGAGGATGGTTGATGTTATGCAAAGAAGCCTAAGGTTAGAAACTTATTACTAAAGGATCTCCatccataaatatataaatgcacacatataataaaataaacagaAATACCATATgacaacaataaaaaatatttttgttctaaaaTTAATACACAAAGggaaaaatacccaaaataaattaactaaattttttaaaaaaaatattttatatttggatttaggtTTCATAATCAGAGTTTGGGTTTAAATATTTAGGGGGTGGGATCAGGGTAAAGATTTaggattttgattgatttaatcaTTCTACTCTTAATTAGTGCTAAgaagttttctatttttatgtcTTGTTGTCATAGACTCATAATATTTTTCTGTGCTATCTAAGGGATTTGGCTATATAGATTGTACCTTCATTTattaactatttatttcatatcAGGCACTTAAATGGAGAAGAGGTGGATGCTCTAAGTATCAGAGAGCTTCAGGATCTGGAGATGCAACTTGATACTTCCCTCAAGAGAACTCGCTCTAGAAAGGTTATTCGCATATATCCATAAAGCATTATCTTATATCTTGTATACATGTATCCGCTGATCATTTCTACAAGTCTTTGTTTAATAATGTTTAGTGTCTGTATGCATATAGTCACACAGATATATAGATATACTACACCTAATTAATCATGTGgctattgttttgttttgggagCACAGAACCAGCTCATGGTAGAGTCCATAGCACAGCTCAAGAAAAAGGTAATATATTGGTTTAGAGACGATTACTCATTGTAATGGATTTGTACCTTGCAAACGTCTTTGCCTGTCGGTCTTTTTTCGCTATTGGGTTTGTGTGtttgtgcttttttttttttgcaattaagAAACGCAATTTTATGTCGAGAATACTTTGAGTTTCCAAcgaattaaattaataaatgtgTGATCTTTTGTTGACACATATAGGAAAAGGAACTCAAAGAACTGAAGAAACAGCTAACAAAGAAGGTGAAACGGATGTCATCATATTTCGATCCTACTTAATGTGGAGTTAAATTTATGCCAAATACATTAGTCTAGGTTTTAGTCTAAAATCTCTCGATtgcatatatttaatttatgtgaaAACAActacaaaaacgaaaaaaaaaatgtaactatAACAAGTGTTGAATTTGGCAGGCTGATCCAAGAGAAGACTCTGAGCCCCAAACCCTCAACCAAGGATTAGCCTCATTGGCAACGCCACCATGCGAGCCACCGCACCCGTTTCCTGGACCTTTATCTCCCCATCGTCCTCTATCTCTTGGGTACTCTACATATTAATTTCACTTGGCTACGCATATATGAAAAATACCAACTATAATGTGTTACTATTGATTAATAATAAGAGTAAGTTGATGTTACTAATAAACATCACAAATTTATAACTTGTATCCAGTATTTGCGTACGTAGCTACTAGCAAATTGTGTATCAGTTATATGGAATGAATTAATATTGTTACTTATAGGGACACATCGCAAAGGAACGAAGATGGAGAAGTAGATGCCGGAACCCTAATTAGGCTGACAAATACAACGTTGCCGCACTGGATGCCCCGGCTCACTGGAGAATAGAGGTCCCAAGTCCATCTTGGGTTGTTAAATTTTCAGTACGTACTTAATAAGTTGAACCAAGCCAAATATCAGGATATTCTGTTTTGGCATTCTTATTATCTGCAGAAGATGTCCTCAAGTTTCAAGCTTCTAAACGaatattataactttttttttatctcaaatGTGATactgtatattttattaatgattGTACCTTACATTTTGTGAGCAACATCCAGTATTGTGGGTTTGACTTTGTTGTGTAGTAAACTAACACAAAAATAACCGTTATATATATGCTATATATGTCTTtgttaatattttgtaaattcttttatttatgtaaACACAACGGGAGAAACGAAAGAGAAAGCTAGCAGAGGTGAGCTTCAAGGATGAGTAGAATTATGAATTAGATTCTTTAATTAGtggaaacttttttttatctagTCGTTCAACCAAAAGTTTATTAATGCTTTTATATTAAGAAATTACAATAAGAAATTTAGATTTTCACTCTCataaaaaatactttattaacaattatgtaaataaataaacagaaaatTCATACGAAATTTGCAAAATGGTGCAAATAGAATTATCGATATTTTTATAAAGCATGTGAACAAAAACGTTAAACATAAAACTTTCGTAAGGCATGTATATAAGTTAACCGGAGATTGTAAAACCGTGTAAATAAAACCGTTAaacataagtttttataaagcATGTAGAATTATTAGTTGCATCATCGTTTATgtaatcattttataatttgtaaataataagtTACTGTTAAAAATCTTAGATTAACCTAAAACCCCAAAAGAATATGGTGGTCTAGTGATACTACTATAAAGAGTTTGGTTATTTTGCACACCGGTTTAAACCTTCTCATGGGGGGGTGGTGGTTAGCAGCGGTTCGGTTTGCTTTGAGCTGGGGAAATAGATCGTCTCTCAGTAATAATACCCCTGCATTTGTTTCGAAATTCAAATTTGACCCCACATGTTTTTTCCGTCTCATATGATAAATCAAATTATCAATCGATCACCCACTTACTAAACCGGTTCGAACCGGGAACGGGATCGTAATTTCAAATCCCCAGAAACGCAGagtgatcatcatcatcagcgaTTCTCATTCCAATCACGATCAAACCTTCGCGGCGAGTAATCTCTATCGAACTCCATATAGAAATGCAGAGCGGATCGAGCTCGGCTCCGTCGCCGGAAGCGATACTAGAGTGGCTTCATAAGGAGATGGGATACCGAAGCAAATCCCACGCGCCTTCCGTCGATTCCGTGAGGAAGATCTGTAGAGGGAACATGATCCCCCTTTGGGGGTTTCTGATCAATCGAGCCAAGTCTGAGAAGACTGTTGAGATCATCAGGCGTAACATCACCGTTCATGGTAGTGTTGATGCTGTTAGTTTAGTGAAGGAGGAGAGTAAGGTCAAAGAGAGTGAAAGGGAGGTGGAGAGGTTGAGGAATCTTGTGAGGAGGCAAAGGAAGGATCTTAAAGCGAGGATGCTCGAGGTGTCGAGAGAGGAAGCTGAACGGAAGAGGATGCTTGAGGAGAGAGGTAGTTACAGGCATAAGCAAGTAATGCTTGAAGCTTATGATCAGCAATGTGAGGAGGCAGCAAGGATATTCGCTGAGTATCACAAAAGGCTACAACTTTATGTTGACCAAGCGAGCGAGAGGGAAGCTGTTTATTCCTCTGTGAGAGGAAGTAAGTCCGCGGATGATGATAGGAGTGTTAGGGAAGCTTGTGAATCACTTGCGTCGCGCATGGTTGAGAGAATATGTAACTCTTTCCCTGCTTACGAGGGAAGTGGAGTTCATTCAAATCCTGAGCTTGAAACTGCTAAGCTGAGTTTTGAGTATGATGGAGAGATATCTGATGAGATGAGAGGTGTTGTATTGAGCTGCCTGAGTAGGCCTCCTCTTCTCCTTCAGGCTATTGCTGCACACACCTTGCGCCTTAAGAACTTAATAGCGAAGGAGATAGAGAGGGTAGATGTCAGAGCTGATGCTGAAACATTAAGGTGCCTCTCTGCTTTTCCTTAAAATGCATTTCTCTTTTCTGCTGATTTCTTGAAACTGCAGAGGCAGATCATGCAATATAACATGCAAAGTGATAGTTACTTAGTCTGAGTCGTTGGCAGTTACCTTTCATTTAAATGTGTCTTATCTGGTCCATATAGGCTGTTACAGTGCTTGGTTTTACACTTGTTTTATCAATGATATTAATACTTCTCTCCTTTTGTTCTGAACGAGTTATCCGTACTCTCTGAAATTCATGTTCCAGTGTATTGATTAGCTAATGAAAGTACAGGTACAAGTACGAAAACAACCGGGTAATGGAGATTTCTTCTTCTGATGTGAGCTCGCCATTAAGTTATCAGTTTAATGGTAATGGGAAGATATCCACAGATACTCATTCCAAAGGGTCTAACAACCAGCTCCTCGAACGACAGGTTGCTCTCCTCATCTGAtttttggtttctttctggTTATTTCAGGAGATCATGTTTAGCAATGGCTTAGCTTGCACTTACGGATTTTTTAGGCCAGCTGCTGCATTTAAACTAGTTGCACGATAATGATCACACGGTTATAATCCATATATCTTATCCTGTACGCATGCCTATATCCAGAAAGCACATGTTCAGCAATTTTTGGGAACTGAAGATGCGCTAAACAAAGCCGCAGAAGCTCGGGTCTTTTGTCAGAAACTTAAAAACCGTTTGCAAGGAAGTGCTGACACAGTTTCTTCACATTCACTTGGTGGAGGCACGTCACAGAATGTTAGAAATCTTAGGCAATTAGAGGTAAATGccagattttttttggtttccagCTTTTCATGATTTATGTTTACCTTAGTTAATCTATATATACATCTTTGCCTGTGATCTAAAACACATTCCTCTTCAACTTACCTCTTTTCTTTAGTAGTTTATACAATTAATGCTCTTATGTTTAGCACCACCAGGGTTAATTCACTCTCCAGTCTGCATTATCAAGCTAATTCAGTTATCAAGAATGTCCAGTTTAAGTTTGGTATACTTGCTTGACGGAGCTATTTAATTTTTCCTTGGCAGTTAGACGTATGGGGCAAGGAACGAGAAGCTGCTGGTTTGAGGGCTAGCTTAAATACACTTTTATCTGAAATACAACGGCTGAATAAATTATGCGCTGAAAGGAAAGAAGCTGAACATTCATTAAAACAGAAGTGGAAGAAAATTGAAGAATTTGATGCTCGCAGATCCGAACTTGTAACCATATATACTTCTCTTCTCAAGGCCAACATGGTAAATATTCTTCCAACCAATTGATTTTGTTATTGaacaaaaaacatattaattgCAATCGGCATAACTCTGTGTGATGTTTCGCTCAGGATGCTACTGCATTCTGGAATCAGCAGCCACTAGCTGCAAGGGAATACGCAATGGCCACTATAATTCCAGCGTGTGAGGTTGTTTCAGACATTTCGAAAAACTCTAAAGATTTTATTGAGAAAGAAGTGTCTGCTTTCTTCCAAAGTCCTGATAACACCCTCTATATGCTTCCAGCAACTCCGCAGGTCCTTATTTTCTCTCCTCATCGGCCTGATAAcaatctattatatatattttacacagAATTGGAGAGatattatttggaagatattgaAAACTTACAAATTGAAAATTGTTCATAACTATTCGACTCTTTTTCTTCATCAGGCCCTTCTGGAGTCTATGGGAGCTAATGGGTCAACAGGACCTGAAGCTTTTGCTTCAGCAGAGAAGAATGCTGCTTTGTTGACTGCAAGAGCGGGTGCTAGAGATCCATCGGCAATACCTTCTATATACCGCATTTCTGCCGCCCTTCAGTATCCTGCGGGTTagtctcttttcttttccttccCCAAATACATCTTGCGGCTTTAATGTAGGGCTTGTTGTAACCATTATTTCTTGCTATTTTCAGGTTCAGAGGGTTCAGATGCAAGCTTGGCATCGGTTCTAGAGTCTCTTGAGTTCTGCTTGAGGCTCCGTGGCTCCGAGGCATGTGTGTTGGAAGATCTATCAAAAGCAATCAATTTGGTGGACATACGTCAGGATTTAGTTGAAAGTGGTCGCTCTCTACTAAGTCATGCTTACAATGCCCAGCAAGAATATGAAACGTAAGTCTTGTTTCTCAGTTGTGCCATTTTATTTTTCTGCGTGATACATTCTTTATGCGAGAATACAATGTGCAGGACAACTAAGCATTGCCTAGATCTTGCCACAGAGCAAGATAATACAATAACAGAGAAATGGTTGCCTGAGCTCAAGACTGCAGTCTTGAATGCTCAAACTTCATTGGAGCACTGCAAATACGTATGGGGTTTGGTAAGTCCTTTGACTTTATAAGCTCACTATCATTGTTATTAATTATGCTTTGGACATGGTTATTATAGATTTAATTAAACACACTTTTTCATTGATGAATGGGGTTAATAAACAGCATTTTAATTGTGTATGAAATGCAGCTGGACGAATGGTACGAACAGCCTGCTGCAACCGTTGTGGACTGGGTCACGGTAGATGGACAAAACGTTGCGGCTTGGCATAACCATGTGAAATCATCCTATTGTCTTTTACGATAAGGATGAATAAACGTCCATCAGAAGTTGAAGTTGAAAGTCTATTTGAAACATTCGGTCCCAGGCACTACAAAGATTTCACCAAAAGGTACAATTGTATAGAGAACGTTTTCTATTCTCCATAGTAATTATCCACTGTTTTATTTAATAGGTCTCGAGTTTCTTTGTGGGTTTGATGATTGTTTCTACGCCTAACACTTGTGTTTTGTATAAACAAGTGGTTGAATAGCTCTGTTTTCAtggactaaaaaaaaaaagacattgcACAAGTGTTAATATGTGTTACAATTTGTCTCTTGCTATCCTCAAATGTGTTACAATTTGTCTCTTGCTACCCTCAAGATCTTCTTGATCTCAAGCTGGCCTTTCTAACAGTATCATTATTAGTTCTGTTCCTGTTCCCTCCACTTCCCTTGTGGCCAATAAACAGTCCCGATGAAGACAAGTCCTTTTCATCATCAATACCCTCCTGTTTCTGCATTCTTATCATCCTTTGATCTTTCAACTCCGACACCATCTATCCATGTATCACCCGTTATCCGCGTTTAAGACTTCGACGATACCGCCTAATGCAAGAACATTCGGGCGAAAGAAAACTAGAGGCTTTCAAACTCTTTTTGAAGATTAGATTAGACCTCGAGTATGCTTCTCTTGAGAAGCTTCCTAACCGATGGTATCCAAGTGTGACTCGCCTCGTCGTCGGAGTGTGCTTTTGCAGTTGTCCTATTATCTTTTATTGAGTTTATACTGAGGCATGGACCCTCTCAGTATTTGGATTCATTGTGCTTCTGATAACAAAATACCATATaactaggtgataacccgcgccCTGCGCGGAGCGAGGagattattaatatattagatattaTAATATGTTGACATAATTAAAGTTATAGGCATAGTAAGAAATTCATATATAGGAAAGTACGGATTATAGCTAAGAATTTGAGTATGTGAATATAAATTTACATGTGATGGGCATGAgaattaaattgtatatttgtttgcatgcggataaattataaatataatattaaatgaaaGGTTTTTACTCATCACGCAAGGTTGCCATACACGATACGAACATTAATGCTCCTCTTTAAGCCCGTATATACGACATTCCTTATATGGTTATTGCGTGATGCGTTTATATGTTATGTGCACTAATAGTTCCGTGAAGGTCACGCCAAAATCAATCAGGAATATTCGTCGCTCGGTTATGGTAAGTAAGTCAATATATTTGattgttgtttccttttatatGTACACAATGTTATTGTGTTCACTTAATATTTGACCAAATTATCGTGTATAATAATTTGGAAGCGTGTGATCAGTTTGTTTCCTTTCTTATGAATGTTTATCCCTTTTTTTTGAATGCGTTACTTTATAAAGAAAATGTTcataaaattcttttatttttaaaaggctTTTCATAAGGAATGATCATAAAATGTTCATAAAATTCTTCCCTAAGCTTCATACGATTTGAATACGTAAAAGGCTGTTCATAAAATGTTgcataaaaatgataaaaaaatgttgacTTGGCTGATAGGAATTGTTCTTCAAATGTTGCAATATAAGTGCATGAAGACAAAAGGTTTAATTTCATATAATGTTAAGGGTAGCATTATAACATACGTGAACAAAATTGTTCATAAAGAGAAATCGTAATATTAGTCGCCTCATAAGTTTGTTgccttttaaaaaataatcaatttactGTGTGCTTTAAATTCCGGTTTCATAAGAATCATTTCGGGTTGTAAGCATATATTATAATGCATATTAGGAATGGCATATGTTGGTAATTAATCTAGTAAAGAATgggtttttttataaagtttgtgAGAGTGCATGAG
The nucleotide sequence above comes from Brassica napus cultivar Da-Ae chromosome A9, Da-Ae, whole genome shotgun sequence. Encoded proteins:
- the LOC106363991 gene encoding truncated transcription factor CAULIFLOWER A-like; amino-acid sequence: MGRGRVQLRRIENKIRRQVTFSKRRTGLVKKAQEISVLCDADVALIVFSPKGKLSEYSAGSSMERILERYERCSYAGQDITTPSLNSQGECSTECSKLLRMVDVMQRSLRHLNGEEVDALSIRELQDLEMQLDTSLKRTRSRKNQLMVESIAQLKKKEKELKELKKQLTKKADPREDSEPQTLNQGLASLATPPCEPPHPFPGPLSPHRPLSLGYSTY